The Clostridioides sp. ES-S-0010-02 genome window below encodes:
- a CDS encoding polysaccharide deacetylase family protein produces the protein MYVVGLIIVVALIFLIHSIIPTYYNKLLNKDVLKNMTEKNEIALTFDDGPDKRYTEKLLDVLKENNIKAMFFVVAKNAEKEPEIIKRMLRENHIVGLHSLEHKNAWLYSYNYVKKDFIESTNTMKNLGVDVNYYRPPWGHTNIFSYQFVKKYNLKMTLWDVMAEDWSKDSTVEIIVNKLIDRTKENSIICLHDAGENSGGAVGAPERTIEALKIAIPKLKASGFKFVTPERM, from the coding sequence ATGTATGTAGTAGGTTTAATTATAGTTGTTGCTTTGATTTTTTTAATCCATTCAATTATACCTACATATTATAATAAATTATTAAATAAAGATGTATTGAAAAATATGACTGAGAAGAATGAAATTGCTCTTACATTTGATGATGGACCAGACAAAAGATATACAGAAAAATTGTTGGATGTACTAAAAGAAAATAATATAAAGGCCATGTTTTTCGTAGTGGCAAAGAATGCTGAAAAAGAGCCTGAAATTATAAAAAGAATGTTAAGAGAAAATCACATAGTTGGTTTACATTCACTAGAACATAAGAATGCATGGCTTTATAGTTATAATTATGTTAAAAAAGATTTTATTGAAAGTACAAATACAATGAAAAATTTAGGTGTAGATGTAAACTACTATCGTCCACCATGGGGTCATACTAATATATTTTCATATCAATTTGTTAAAAAATATAACTTAAAGATGACCTTATGGGATGTAATGGCAGAAGATTGGAGTAAAGATAGTACAGTAGAGATTATAGTAAATAAGTTAATAGATAGAACAAAAGAAAATTCTATAATTTGTTTGCATGATGCAGGAGAAAACTCAGGAGGAGCAGTTGGCGCACCTGAACGTACTATCGAAGCATTAAAGATAGCTATTCCAAAACTCAAAGCTAGTGGTTTTAAATTTGTAACACCAGAAAGGATGTAG
- a CDS encoding flippase-like domain-containing protein, translating into MISKTEKKNKCLGSVTFLVLLMGITGYFVFRGQSIESLIKSLKGASPVFILIGFAMMFIYVACEGINIYLGIKALNQKTTFLKCMGYAFVGFYFSSITPSASGGQPAQVYYMKKDDINISYSSLILLVIVVIHQVVVLAYSGIMFIMEREFILNNVRGMSILLIYGVITNVALVVGVIAVIFSKKLVNNFIIFITNLLGKLRIIKDVEGSRKVITSQIEEYVKGAQYIKQNPKLVIKILLITIVQITAMFLVPFFVYKAFHLSTYTVFEILAIQSLLNIAVSSLPLPGAVGASENSFMTLFKIFFPGHLLVPAMLLSRGISFYAFVAISGLVCIVAHVKSSEKVKSVKEVVYVR; encoded by the coding sequence ATGATAAGTAAAACTGAAAAGAAAAATAAGTGTCTAGGTAGTGTAACCTTCTTAGTTTTACTAATGGGTATAACTGGATACTTTGTTTTTAGAGGTCAATCAATTGAATCGTTAATAAAATCATTAAAAGGTGCAAGTCCTGTGTTTATATTAATTGGATTTGCAATGATGTTTATATATGTTGCTTGTGAAGGTATAAATATATATTTAGGTATAAAGGCTTTAAATCAAAAAACTACATTTTTAAAATGTATGGGATATGCGTTTGTTGGATTTTATTTTAGTTCAATTACACCTTCAGCGTCTGGAGGTCAACCAGCGCAAGTTTATTACATGAAGAAAGATGATATAAACATATCTTATTCTTCACTTATACTATTAGTTATTGTTGTCATTCACCAAGTTGTTGTATTGGCATATAGCGGAATAATGTTCATTATGGAACGTGAATTTATACTAAACAATGTAAGAGGAATGAGTATTTTATTGATATATGGTGTAATAACGAATGTTGCTCTTGTTGTTGGAGTAATTGCAGTTATATTTTCAAAAAAATTAGTAAATAACTTCATAATATTCATAACGAATTTATTAGGAAAATTAAGAATAATAAAAGATGTTGAAGGTTCACGAAAAGTGATAACTTCTCAAATTGAAGAATATGTTAAAGGTGCTCAATATATAAAACAAAATCCAAAGTTAGTAATTAAGATTTTACTTATAACTATTGTGCAAATAACAGCTATGTTTTTAGTACCATTCTTTGTATATAAAGCTTTCCATCTATCAACATATACTGTGTTTGAAATATTAGCAATACAATCATTACTCAATATTGCTGTTTCATCTTTACCATTACCAGGAGCTGTTGGGGCATCTGAAAATAGTTTTATGACATTATTTAAGATATTTTTCCCAGGGCATTTATTAGTGCCAGCGATGTTACTTAGCAGAGGAATAAGTTTTTATGCATTCGTTGCTATAAGTGGTTTAGTATGTATTGTAGCACATGTTAAATCTTCTGAAAAAGTTAAGTCAGTAAAAGAAGTTGTTTATGTAAGATAG
- a CDS encoding response regulator transcription factor — MNKEIQKKILVADDNPEIREIVEILLTGEGYEVVMATNGEEAVNLVDSTIDLIILDVVMPVKTGFVACNEIREKTTAPILFLTAKTQDSDKVIGFSAGGDDYLSKPFSYSELISRVKSLLRRYYIYQGKEKNKEQNILKTRGLSVNLDTQDVILDGETIFLTTIEYSILVLMLKNRKKVFSSENIYESIWDEQYFYTANNTIMVHIRNLRKKLEKDQKNPQYVKTAWGKGYYID; from the coding sequence ATGAATAAAGAGATTCAAAAAAAAATTTTAGTAGCTGATGATAATCCAGAAATTAGGGAAATTGTAGAAATACTTTTAACTGGTGAAGGTTATGAAGTTGTTATGGCGACGAACGGAGAAGAGGCTGTAAACTTAGTAGACAGTACAATTGATTTGATTATTTTGGATGTTGTTATGCCAGTAAAGACAGGGTTTGTTGCATGTAATGAGATTAGAGAAAAAACAACAGCTCCAATATTATTTTTAACTGCGAAAACTCAAGATTCCGACAAGGTTATTGGGTTTTCAGCAGGAGGAGATGACTATTTATCAAAGCCTTTTTCATATTCTGAGTTAATTTCAAGAGTTAAGTCATTACTTAGACGTTATTATATATATCAGGGAAAGGAAAAGAATAAGGAGCAAAATATATTGAAAACAAGAGGTTTAAGTGTAAATTTGGATACCCAAGATGTCATATTGGATGGAGAAACTATATTTTTGACAACTATAGAATATAGCATACTAGTTCTTATGCTAAAAAATAGAAAAAAAGTTTTCTCGTCTGAAAATATATATGAAAGTATTTGGGATGAGCAATATTTTTATACAGCAAATAATACTATAATGGTACATATTAGAAATTTAAGAAAAAAATTAGAGAAAGATCAGAAAAATCCACAATATGTAAAAACTGCATGGGGAAAGGGGTACTATATTGATTAG
- a CDS encoding HAMP domain-containing histidine kinase → MISKIKPSKLGVILLIYVVISAGVAFILNIPFYSAVESIVKDVSEGRTYFKREADQLMADFQIYVNDKNLSSNDGEDISNWNNDNWFVSMKVYKGNELFYDTLYYPDEVPDKSEENEFYSSSMARHYEIQFSDIKASVVIVALFRFRFQNFIEAVSITFMAITFIVTFLLLLSRKIKYLRKIEMGIKIVESGSLKYRIPVKGNDELSSLASSINEMSQALDNQIIKEREMKNKNKDIVTSISHDVRTPLTSVICYLDLIKDHKYNSPEQLEQYIKNVRLKAYQIKDLTDDLFTHFVNSEEEVSKKYEKINANEFIFQLLLDSSYTLEEKGFHIKIENELYNQYHIYVDVTQFRRIFDNLCSNIIKYARRDRPIVFLIKVEDGKLLIIQKNKVSNIHKNVESFGIGIKNCEKIIAYHNGSINVKSGDKEFSIEISIPVNES, encoded by the coding sequence TTGATTAGCAAAATTAAGCCATCAAAGTTGGGTGTCATACTATTGATATATGTAGTAATCTCAGCTGGGGTGGCTTTTATTTTAAATATACCATTTTATTCTGCCGTTGAGTCAATAGTAAAGGATGTATCAGAAGGTAGAACCTATTTTAAAAGAGAAGCAGACCAGTTAATGGCTGATTTTCAAATCTATGTGAATGATAAAAATTTAAGTTCAAATGATGGAGAAGATATATCAAATTGGAATAATGACAATTGGTTTGTATCTATGAAAGTATATAAAGGAAATGAGCTTTTTTATGATACACTGTACTATCCAGATGAAGTACCTGATAAGAGTGAAGAAAATGAATTTTATAGTAGCTCTATGGCTAGACATTATGAGATACAATTTTCTGATATTAAAGCTAGTGTAGTTATAGTAGCACTATTTAGATTTCGATTTCAAAATTTTATAGAAGCTGTTTCTATCACATTTATGGCAATTACATTTATTGTAACATTTTTATTGCTGTTGAGTAGAAAGATTAAATATCTAAGAAAAATAGAGATGGGCATAAAGATAGTAGAAAGTGGTAGTTTAAAGTATAGAATTCCTGTTAAGGGTAACGATGAATTATCATCACTTGCATCTAGTATTAATGAGATGAGTCAGGCACTTGATAATCAGATTATAAAAGAAAGAGAAATGAAGAATAAAAATAAGGATATAGTAACTTCAATATCACATGATGTCAGAACTCCATTGACATCAGTAATTTGTTATTTGGATTTAATTAAAGATCATAAGTATAATAGCCCTGAGCAATTGGAGCAATATATAAAAAATGTGAGATTAAAAGCATATCAGATAAAAGATTTGACAGATGACCTTTTTACACATTTTGTTAATTCGGAAGAAGAAGTTTCTAAAAAATATGAAAAGATTAATGCAAATGAATTTATATTTCAACTGCTTTTAGATAGTTCATATACATTGGAAGAAAAGGGATTTCATATAAAAATAGAAAATGAACTTTATAATCAATATCATATTTATGTAGATGTAACACAATTTAGAAGAATATTTGATAATCTATGTTCCAACATAATAAAGTATGCAAGAAGGGATAGACCAATAGTATTTTTAATTAAAGTTGAAGATGGTAAGCTGTTAATTATACAAAAAAACAAAGTTAGTAACATTCATAAAAATGTAGAAAGTTTTGGAATTGGCATAAAAAACTGTGAAAAGATAATTGCATATCACAATGGAAGTATAAATGTAAAATCAGGTGACAAAGAGTTTTCTATTGAAATATCTATTCCAGTAAATGAATCATAA
- the pdaA gene encoding delta-lactam-biosynthetic de-N-acetylase encodes MLRKILYVLTILSISIFFVVGCSNSQKKQNTEQNKEISTQGDSQNADDSKNTSNVTVSDGTDSPSNKNTVNNDNEKLDVSSLDNTALDWFYIPNTKHQTPEVNTDIKFNFSDYNAIYNGPIKDGQKTLYLTFDEGYENGYTSKILDVLKKNKVKAIFFVTSPYIKENEDLIRRMVAEGHIVGSHSKTHPSMPTKTSNLESFNDEFEDVEKLYKELTGKNIVKFFRPPMGKYSEKSLAMTKNLGYKTIFWSFAYRDWDTEKQPSHEEAKKKIMDNLHDGSILLLHAVSKTSTEILSDFISDARKLGYNFELLNY; translated from the coding sequence ATGCTTAGAAAGATACTATACGTTTTGACAATACTTTCTATATCTATTTTTTTCGTTGTGGGATGTTCAAACTCACAAAAAAAACAAAACACAGAACAGAATAAAGAAATATCAACACAAGGAGATTCTCAAAATGCTGATGATAGTAAAAATACTTCCAATGTAACTGTTTCAGATGGAACAGACAGTCCATCAAATAAAAATACTGTGAACAATGATAATGAAAAGTTAGATGTGTCATCTTTGGATAATACTGCTCTTGATTGGTTTTATATACCAAATACTAAACATCAAACTCCAGAAGTAAATACTGACATCAAATTTAATTTTTCTGACTATAATGCTATATATAATGGACCCATCAAAGATGGTCAAAAAACATTATATCTTACATTTGATGAAGGTTATGAAAATGGATATACATCAAAGATACTAGATGTTTTAAAAAAAAATAAAGTAAAGGCCATTTTTTTCGTTACCTCTCCATATATAAAGGAAAATGAAGATTTGATAAGAAGAATGGTTGCAGAAGGTCACATAGTTGGAAGTCATAGTAAAACTCATCCTTCTATGCCAACAAAAACAAGCAATCTAGAAAGCTTTAATGATGAATTTGAAGATGTTGAAAAACTTTATAAAGAATTAACTGGAAAAAACATAGTTAAGTTTTTCAGACCTCCTATGGGTAAATATTCAGAAAAAAGCTTAGCAATGACTAAAAACCTAGGTTATAAAACTATATTTTGGAGTTTCGCATATAGAGATTGGGATACTGAAAAACAACCATCACATGAGGAAGCTAAGAAGAAAATAATGGATAATTTACATGATGGTTCTATCTTATTACTACATGCTGTTTCTAAAACTAGTACAGAAATTCTAAGTGATTTTATATCAGATGCTAGAAAACTAGGATACAATTTTGAGCTTCTAAATTATTAA
- the srtB gene encoding class B sortase: protein MKKLYRVIINIILILVIIYSGFNICLKLSKYSHDTKVSAQLQKKENKKEDLLKINKDFKFWLSVDNTNINYPVVQSKDNSYYLDKDFYGKKSISGTLFMDYRNKSLDDQNVIVYGHNMKNKTMFNNLNKFKDDDFFKENNQIKITMDGKELLYEVFSAYIVESDYDYLKTSFNSESDYQKYIDAITSKSLHKSNMKVSSKDKIVTLSTCTYEFDDARMVIHGKLVSN, encoded by the coding sequence TTGAAAAAATTATATAGAGTAATAATTAATATTATATTAATATTAGTAATAATCTATAGTGGATTTAATATATGCTTAAAGCTTAGCAAGTACAGCCATGATACTAAAGTATCTGCTCAACTTCAGAAAAAAGAAAATAAAAAAGAAGACTTATTAAAAATAAACAAAGATTTTAAGTTTTGGCTTTCTGTTGATAATACAAATATAAATTATCCAGTTGTACAATCTAAAGATAATTCTTATTATCTTGACAAAGACTTTTATGGTAAAAAATCTATCTCAGGTACATTATTCATGGATTATAGAAATAAATCTCTGGATGACCAAAATGTTATAGTATATGGACATAATATGAAAAACAAAACAATGTTTAATAATCTAAATAAGTTTAAAGATGATGATTTCTTTAAAGAAAACAATCAAATAAAAATCACTATGGATGGAAAAGAATTATTATATGAAGTATTTTCTGCCTATATTGTAGAATCTGATTATGATTATCTAAAAACAAGCTTTAATAGCGAATCAGACTATCAAAAATACATAGATGCTATTACTTCCAAATCATTACATAAATCAAATATGAAAGTAAGTAGTAAAGATAAGATAGTTACACTTTCTACATGCACTTATGAATTTGATGATGCTAGAATGGTAATCCATGGCAAGTTAGTTTCAAATTAA
- a CDS encoding SPOR domain-containing protein: MKVLSENNIIRNTVLNVTASFLKQESKINEKLEGVLEKKFEKVEFNEAKYAELLKFNILFYKTLARNTEPLIGKWIVDKYIPEIDELEKELELTTAKCRKYVNKAMKDGLDCLKANDLSSFLAYDKMDLLERRRRLEKDYKVLNLYKDLLNITLRKISLEKKDCASLFLKNQADAKRELKREIIFCVNKILASSKEVVPKNIEENSEQSSEDIKATEIEDLQLGKDNSENDVLLNSVKKSELGKEPQINDVEAKFMDKLNSLNDESISQTVYNEYKKLCGLEELPYVEGYGFGGEVIKDFVCATVALEFLKRRNRDLIEGAMRLTIIGEFGAENFKEFIDYVIKNKTEISENVWEEAHIVLKDKSSELENHDIVSKRTRKNKDIDIEEYIYMIKNADKDVCFRSSISIEEDTKEEVINKNENVENAIENKEDIEKDHDINKEEIIEPENKKSRKKDKLFGFMKKESKKEDVLEETEKEEIGLDNTSDTVPGEADESIKENIENLEEINQSLEEERNIKIEKPINNDELDKKLSASNEPKSEKESKGLGDEMPKEAEEKKVESEKSVVIPINKKEKNSKKSKHSSKFNSKEKKTEIKNYESNEEDSIDDEEVGSKKSRLKETIIAIVIVAIVGVGYFITVGNNKKNDKDTTPPKAPTQQQANNKQTEEEKKAKAEKEKKEAEEKAKAEEKEKAEKKAKEMEAYKDGKGVYYTVYAGSLKVEATAKETAKEYEAKGISSTIVQENGYYKVKIGDYSEYGEAQEKCNELAKKSIDTYIAMYDKYYDYKLEDLKESAPSLSAEELRQKYEDLRSELKNKSGYREYVKHLDKLYEEIVEGA; this comes from the coding sequence GTGAAGGTTTTGAGTGAAAATAATATAATAAGAAATACTGTTTTAAATGTCACAGCAAGTTTTTTAAAACAAGAGTCTAAGATAAATGAAAAATTAGAAGGTGTTTTAGAAAAGAAATTTGAAAAAGTAGAATTCAATGAAGCAAAATATGCTGAGCTTTTAAAATTTAATATATTGTTTTATAAAACATTAGCAAGAAATACAGAACCGCTTATCGGGAAATGGATAGTAGATAAATACATACCTGAAATAGATGAATTAGAGAAAGAATTAGAATTAACTACAGCTAAATGTAGAAAGTATGTAAATAAGGCAATGAAGGATGGTTTAGACTGTCTAAAAGCCAACGATTTAAGTAGTTTTTTAGCTTATGATAAAATGGACCTATTAGAGAGACGAAGACGTTTAGAAAAGGATTATAAGGTTCTAAATCTATATAAAGACCTTCTTAATATAACACTTAGAAAGATAAGTTTAGAAAAGAAAGATTGTGCAAGTTTATTTCTTAAGAATCAAGCTGATGCTAAAAGAGAACTAAAAAGAGAAATAATATTCTGTGTAAATAAGATATTAGCTAGTAGCAAAGAGGTAGTACCTAAAAATATAGAAGAGAATTCTGAACAAAGCAGTGAAGATATAAAAGCAACAGAAATTGAAGATTTACAATTAGGTAAAGATAATTCAGAAAATGATGTTTTATTAAATTCAGTTAAAAAGTCAGAATTAGGAAAAGAACCGCAGATAAATGATGTAGAAGCAAAGTTTATGGATAAACTAAATAGTTTAAATGATGAAAGTATATCTCAAACTGTATATAATGAATATAAAAAATTATGTGGGTTAGAAGAACTTCCTTATGTTGAAGGCTATGGCTTTGGTGGAGAAGTTATTAAAGACTTTGTTTGTGCAACAGTTGCATTAGAATTTTTGAAGAGAAGAAATAGAGACCTTATAGAAGGTGCGATGAGATTAACTATAATTGGAGAATTTGGTGCTGAAAATTTTAAGGAATTCATAGATTATGTAATTAAAAATAAAACAGAAATTAGTGAAAATGTTTGGGAAGAAGCACACATTGTTCTAAAAGATAAATCTTCTGAATTAGAAAATCACGATATTGTATCAAAGAGAACTAGAAAAAATAAAGACATTGATATTGAAGAATATATTTATATGATAAAAAATGCAGATAAAGATGTTTGTTTTAGAAGTAGCATTTCTATAGAGGAAGATACTAAAGAAGAAGTAATTAATAAGAATGAAAATGTAGAGAATGCTATAGAAAATAAAGAAGATATTGAAAAAGATCATGATATAAATAAAGAAGAAATAATTGAACCAGAAAATAAGAAGAGTAGAAAAAAAGATAAATTATTTGGATTTATGAAAAAGGAAAGCAAAAAAGAGGATGTGCTAGAAGAAACTGAAAAGGAAGAGATTGGATTAGATAATACTTCTGATACAGTTCCAGGTGAAGCTGATGAATCTATTAAGGAAAATATAGAAAACTTAGAAGAAATAAACCAAAGTTTAGAAGAAGAACGCAACATAAAAATAGAAAAACCAATAAATAATGATGAGTTAGATAAAAAACTATCAGCAAGTAATGAGCCTAAATCTGAAAAAGAAAGTAAGGGATTAGGTGATGAAATGCCAAAAGAAGCAGAAGAAAAAAAGGTAGAAAGTGAAAAATCAGTAGTAATACCTATTAACAAGAAAGAAAAAAATAGCAAAAAGTCTAAACATTCTTCTAAGTTTAATTCTAAGGAAAAGAAAACAGAAATAAAAAATTATGAATCAAATGAAGAAGATTCTATAGATGATGAAGAGGTTGGTTCTAAAAAAAGCAGATTAAAAGAGACTATTATAGCTATAGTTATAGTGGCAATTGTTGGTGTAGGATACTTTATAACAGTAGGCAATAACAAGAAAAATGATAAAGACACGACACCTCCAAAAGCACCAACTCAGCAACAAGCCAACAATAAACAAACAGAAGAAGAAAAGAAAGCAAAAGCTGAAAAAGAAAAGAAAGAAGCAGAAGAAAAGGCAAAAGCAGAGGAAAAAGAAAAAGCTGAAAAGAAAGCAAAAGAGATGGAAGCATATAAAGACGGTAAAGGTGTATATTATACTGTCTATGCAGGTTCACTTAAAGTTGAAGCAACAGCAAAAGAAACAGCAAAAGAATATGAAGCTAAAGGTATTTCTTCAACAATAGTTCAAGAGAATGGATATTATAAAGTGAAGATAGGTGATTATTCTGAGTATGGAGAAGCACAAGAAAAATGTAATGAATTAGCTAAGAAATCTATTGATACATATATAGCGATGTATGATAAGTACTATGATTACAAATTAGAAGATTTGAAAGAATCAGCTCCTTCATTAAGTGCTGAAGAACTTAGACAAAAATATGAAGATTTAAGAAGTGAGTTAAAAAATAAATCTGGATATCGTGAATATGTTAAACATTTAGATAAACTTTATGAAGAAATAGTTGAAGGTGCTTAG
- the galU gene encoding UTP--glucose-1-phosphate uridylyltransferase GalU: MTVKKAIIPAAGLGTRFLPATKSQPKEMLPIVDKPTLQYIIEEAIDSGIEEILIITGRNKKSIEDHFDKSVELELELEQKGKTEMLEMVRDISNMVNIHYIRQKEPKGLGHAIYCAKSFIGDEPFAVLLGDDIVDSDVPCLKQLIDTYNEYKTTVLGVQKIAKEDTNKYGILDIKHIEDRVYKVKDMVEKPAIEEAPSDIAILGRYIITPAIFDILEKQTPGKGGEIQLTDALQTLGKQEAIYAYNFEGRRYDVGDKIGFLEATIDFALQRENLKDDLMDYMRKKVSEK, encoded by the coding sequence ATGACAGTAAAAAAAGCGATAATACCAGCAGCAGGGCTAGGAACTAGATTTTTACCAGCAACAAAATCACAGCCCAAAGAAATGCTTCCTATAGTAGATAAGCCAACTTTACAGTATATAATAGAAGAAGCTATAGACTCAGGAATTGAAGAAATTCTTATAATAACAGGTAGAAATAAAAAATCTATAGAAGACCATTTCGATAAATCAGTTGAATTAGAGTTAGAATTAGAACAAAAAGGTAAGACAGAAATGCTAGAAATGGTAAGAGATATATCAAATATGGTAAATATTCACTATATAAGACAAAAGGAGCCAAAAGGTCTTGGACATGCAATTTACTGTGCAAAAAGTTTTATAGGAGATGAACCTTTTGCTGTACTATTAGGTGATGATATAGTAGACTCAGATGTGCCTTGTCTAAAGCAATTAATAGATACTTATAATGAATATAAAACAACTGTACTAGGTGTTCAAAAGATAGCTAAAGAAGATACAAACAAATATGGAATATTGGATATAAAACATATAGAGGATAGAGTTTATAAAGTTAAAGATATGGTTGAAAAGCCTGCAATTGAAGAAGCACCATCAGATATAGCCATACTTGGAAGATATATAATAACTCCTGCAATATTTGATATATTAGAGAAACAAACACCTGGAAAAGGTGGAGAAATACAGTTAACAGATGCACTTCAAACTCTTGGAAAACAAGAAGCTATTTATGCGTATAATTTTGAAGGAAGAAGATATGATGTGGGAGATAAGATTGGTTTTTTAGAGGCGACAATAGATTTTGCTCTACAAAGAGAAAATCTAAAAGATGATTTAATGGATTATATGAGAAAAAAAGTAAGCGAAAAATAA
- the galE gene encoding UDP-glucose 4-epimerase GalE yields the protein MAVLVAGGAGYIGSHTAIELLESGYEVVIVDNLSNSNSIVVDRIRELSGKQVKFYNIDITNKNEMHTVFKENNIESIIHFAALKAVGESVEKPIEYYSNNLISTLNLFELMREYGVKKFVFSSSATVYGDPHTCPILEDFPLSVTNPYGRTKLMIEQMLVDISKADESLDIALLRYFNPVGAHKSGRIGEEPNGTPSNLMPYITKIAVGKLKELSVYGNDYPTHDGTGVRDYIHVLDLAAGHVKALQKLEENPGLVVYNLGTGKGYSVLDLVKAFSKASGKEIPYKIVGRRAGDVAMCYADSSKAEKELGWKAKYELEEMCQDSWRWQSMNPNGYEA from the coding sequence ATGGCGGTTTTAGTAGCTGGAGGAGCAGGATATATAGGAAGCCATACAGCAATAGAACTTTTAGAATCAGGTTATGAAGTTGTTATAGTTGACAATTTAAGTAATAGTAACTCAATAGTAGTTGATAGAATTAGAGAATTATCTGGAAAACAAGTAAAATTTTATAATATTGATATAACTAATAAAAATGAAATGCACACTGTATTTAAAGAGAATAATATTGAATCTATTATACATTTTGCAGCTTTAAAAGCAGTTGGAGAATCAGTGGAAAAGCCAATTGAATATTATAGTAATAATCTAATAAGTACATTAAATTTATTTGAATTAATGAGAGAATATGGTGTTAAAAAATTTGTATTTAGTTCATCAGCTACTGTATATGGAGATCCACATACTTGTCCAATATTAGAAGATTTCCCGCTTTCCGTAACTAATCCATATGGAAGAACTAAGCTTATGATAGAGCAGATGTTAGTGGATATATCAAAAGCAGATGAGTCATTAGATATAGCACTTTTAAGATATTTTAATCCAGTAGGTGCTCATAAGAGTGGAAGAATTGGTGAAGAACCAAATGGAACTCCAAGTAACTTAATGCCTTATATAACAAAAATAGCAGTGGGTAAATTAAAAGAACTAAGTGTATATGGAAATGATTATCCAACTCATGATGGGACTGGAGTTAGAGATTATATACATGTATTAGATTTAGCTGCTGGTCATGTAAAGGCATTACAAAAATTAGAAGAAAATCCAGGACTTGTTGTTTACAATTTAGGAACTGGTAAAGGATATAGTGTTCTTGATTTAGTTAAAGCATTTTCTAAAGCCAGTGGAAAAGAGATACCATACAAAATTGTTGGAAGAAGAGCTGGAGATGTAGCAATGTGTTATGCAGATTCATCAAAAGCAGAGAAAGAACTTGGATGGAAAGCTAAATATGAACTTGAAGAAATGTGCCAAGATTCTTGGAGATGGCAAAGTATGAATCCAAATGGATACGAAGCATAA